In Modestobacter versicolor, a single genomic region encodes these proteins:
- the cofD gene encoding 2-phospho-L-lactate transferase translates to MHIVVLAGGVGGARFLRGVLAAAPGAQVTAVVNTGDDVTLHGLRICPDLDTVMYTLGDGIDDERGWGRRGETWTVKDELAAYGAEPTWFGLGDSDLATHLVRTRMLDAGYPLSDVTAALAERWQPGVRLLPMSDQRVETHVVVTDPETGRPRAIHFQEWWVRHRAALDAHSFVQVGVDDARPGPGVVEALGTADAVLLAPSNPVVSIGTVLGVPGIRDAVRAARGRVVGVSPIVDGAALRGMADRCLPVVGVEVSAEGVGRHYGARSADGLLDAWLVHTGDAATVPGVDVRAVPLLMSDPEATRALARAALDAAGA, encoded by the coding sequence GTGCACATCGTCGTACTCGCCGGAGGCGTCGGCGGCGCCCGGTTCCTCCGCGGCGTCCTGGCCGCGGCCCCCGGGGCCCAGGTCACCGCCGTGGTCAACACCGGCGACGACGTGACCCTGCACGGGCTCAGGATCTGCCCCGACCTGGACACGGTCATGTACACGCTGGGTGACGGGATCGACGACGAGCGCGGCTGGGGACGACGCGGCGAGACGTGGACGGTCAAGGACGAGCTGGCCGCCTACGGGGCCGAGCCGACCTGGTTCGGTCTCGGCGACAGCGACCTGGCCACGCACCTGGTCCGCACCCGGATGCTGGACGCCGGCTACCCGCTCTCCGACGTCACCGCCGCCCTCGCCGAGCGCTGGCAGCCCGGGGTCCGGCTGCTGCCGATGAGCGACCAGCGGGTCGAGACCCACGTCGTGGTGACCGACCCGGAGACCGGGCGCCCGCGGGCGATCCACTTCCAGGAGTGGTGGGTCCGTCACCGTGCGGCGCTGGACGCGCACAGCTTCGTCCAGGTCGGTGTCGACGACGCCCGCCCCGGGCCCGGCGTGGTCGAGGCGCTCGGCACCGCCGACGCCGTGCTGCTCGCCCCGTCGAACCCGGTCGTCTCGATCGGCACCGTGCTCGGCGTGCCCGGCATCCGGGACGCCGTCCGGGCCGCCCGGGGCCGGGTGGTCGGCGTCTCCCCCATCGTCGACGGCGCCGCGCTGCGCGGGATGGCCGACCGCTGCCTGCCCGTCGTCGGCGTCGAGGTCAGCGCCGAGGGCGTCGGCCGGCACTACGGCGCACGGTCGGCCGACGGCCTGCTGGACGCCTGGCTGGTGCACACCGGCGACGCCGCCACGGTGCCCGGCGTCGACGTCCGCGCCGTCCCGCTGCTGATGAGCGACCCCGAGGCCACCCGCGCGCTGGCCCGCGCCGCCCTGGACGCGGCTGGTGCCTGA